The DNA region AGGCACAGCTTCTCTGTCCTTGCCGACTGCTGGTTCGTCAAAATTGTGTCCGATGAAGCGCTTGATCTGGTAGATCGTGTTCTTGGGATTGGTCACTCCCTGGCGCTTGGCGAGGAGGCCGACGAGGCGCTCTCCGGTCTTTGATACCGCGACGACGGAGGGCGTGGTACGTGCGCCTTCCGCATTCTCGATGATCTTGGGTGCGCCCACTTCGATGACTGCCATCGCGGAGTTGGTGGTGCCGAGGTCGATGCCGAGTATTTTTGCCATATGGACGAGTGATTAATTGTTAAAAGCTATTTTGTTTCCGTAATATATACCTTCACCTGTGCCGGCCTCAAGACCTTGCCGTTAAGCGTGTAGCCTCGCTGCAGGACTTGGGCGACGGTGTGATCCCCTTCTCCGTTCTCTGCAGGAACTTCAGCTACCGCTGCATGCTCTCGAGGGTCGAAAGGCTTGCCTTTAGGATCAAGCGCCTTGAGGCCGTGTGACTCGAGGATCCCAAGGAGCTGGGAGCGCACGTACTCCATGCCCTTGCGCCACTCCGGAGGAAGCGCTTCCCAGGAGGCGGAGTTCGCCGTCGCCATATCGAAGCTATCAAGCACCGGGATCAGTTCCTCGAGGAGATTCTCCTCGGCGAACTTGATGAAGCGCTCCTTCTCTTCCTTCTCGAGCTTCTTGCTGTTGGCGAATTCCGCCTTGATGCGCTGCCAGCCGTCGAGATATTCCTGCTTCTCAGCAACGCAGGTGGCGAGCTTCTCGCGAAGCTTCTTCATCTGCTCAGCTGGGGAGGTAAGCTCCGAGTCTTCCTCGAAGGTCACATCGTCTTTCTCTTTTTCAAATTCTGTGTCTGCCATAGGGGATAAGCTCACTATACATCAGATAGCGCGGAGCGGAAGAAAATCGGAGAGACAGAGGAGAGGAGAAACTAGCGCTTCGCCCACTGAGCGGCTTTACGAGCCTTCTTGAGACCGAACTTGCGGCGCTCCTTCATGCGCGGATCACGCTTGAGATAACCCTGCTTCTTGAGCGGGCTGCGGAGATCACGATCCCCTTCTACGAGTGCGCGGCTGATGGCGTGGCGGACTGCCACTGCCTGGGAGGAGACACCACCACCCATGACGCGAACGGTCACCTTGAACTTGGAGGTCGTTTCGGTGAGGTTAAGCGCAGAGAGTACGGTAGCTCTGAGGTCTTCGGTCTTGAAATATTCCTCGAGCGGCTGGTCGTTCACAGTGAAGGACTGCTTGCCGGATTCTTCGAGGCGCGCGCGAGCGACAGACGTCTTACGGCGTCCGACAGTCTCGATATATGCCTGTTTGGTCTTATCCATAAATATTATTCAGTGACGATGAGATTCTTGAACATGCGGGAGCGGAGCTTGTTCTTGGGAAGCATGCCCCAGACTGCGTGGCGGATGAGCTCGCCGTAGCCCTTCTTCTCCATGACGGCTTTGCCGGTCTGCACGGTGCGGCCTCCTGGGTAACCAGAGTAGCGCTGGTGGCTGACCTCCATGAGGCGGCGCTCGTCGATAGAGAGCTTAGCAGCATTCTCCACCTTCACCTTCACGAGCGCGGTCGCGTTCCTGACGAAATCAGGGGTGCCCTTGCCGATGAGGAGCTTAGCCGCCTCGCTTGCGAGTCGTCCGAGCTTCTTCCCTTCCGCATTAAGTGTGTATTCCTTGGAGGTCATATAGGTATCTTAGACGAAGGATATCTGGGCCATCTTGCTCGAGTCCGAGAGGCGGCGCGGGAGCTTGGTGATGCGGGTGTAGCCGCCCTGGCGATCCATGTAGCGAGGCGCGATCTCCTTGAGGAGCATCTTAGCCTCGGCCTCGCCGCCGATGCGGGAGATGAGGAGGCGCTCCACGGCGAGTCCGCCCTTCTTGCTGTGAGTCACCATCCGCTCGATGAACGGGCGGAGTTCCTTGGCCTTGGCCTCGGTCGTCTTGATCTTGCCATGAAGCACGAGAGAACGCGAAAGGCTCTTCAAGAGGGCCTGCCTCTCAGAGCTGCTCTTCCGTCCTAGCCCGCGTCCTTTCTTGTGGTGCTTCATAAAGGATTACTTACAGGATTATTTGAGGGTGATGCCGTAGTTAGAGAGCATGCGCTTGATCTCCTGGATGCCCTTGGAGCCCAATCCATCGATATCGAGGATGTCCTCTTCCTTCTTGCGGACGAGGCCACCCACGGTGCGGATGTTGGCTTCGGTGAGGGCATTCACGGTGCGCTGGGAGAGGTCGAGAGTGTCGATGCGGGTCTTGAGGATCTCTGCGTCGATCTCCGGGCGTACGCGCTCCTCCTTGGAAGACTCGGTCTCAGTCTCTGGGCGGAGCTCCTCTTCCTCTTTGAAGCCGACGATGGCACGGAGCTGGTTGATCATGATCTCGATGGACTGCTCGAGGGCCTGGTGCGGAGTGACGGTGCCGTCGGTCTCGATGAAGACCTTGAGGCGGTTGAAGTCAGTACGATCACCGACGCGCATGTTCTCCACCTCGTAGTTCACGCGGCGGATAGGAGTGAAGATCGCGTCGAGAGTGATGGTGCCGATGTCCACCTTCTCCTTCTGGAGGACTTCCTTAGCGACGAAGCCCAAGCCGCGCTCGACTTTGAGTTCCATGTTGAGTTCGGTGCCCTTCTCGGTGGTGTGCGCGATGACGAGCTCAGGATTGAGCACTTCTACCTGACCAGGGACAGTGAGATCGCCTGCAGTGACTTCCTTAGCACCCTTGATGGAGAGAGAAAGCGTCTGGGGCTCATCCGTGAGCATCTTGATGCGGATGCGCTTGAGGTTGATGAGGAGAGTGACCACGTCCTCCTTTACGCCAGGGATGGTGGAGAACTCGTGGCTGACGCCTTCGATCTTGACCTCTGTGATGGCAGCACCCGGGAGGGAGGAAAGGATGATGCGGCGGAGGGAGTTACCCAAAGTGTGGCCGTAGCCAGGGTAAAGGCCGTCGATCTCGTACGAGCCGCTCCACTCTTGTTCCGAAACGATCCTGGGCTTCGACGGAAGCACGATGTTGTGGGCTGTCATGATGAGTTTCTTAAAAATGAGTAATCTTTATACGATAAAAATATACTTTTCGCAATATCCCACGTTTAGCGGGTGTAGAACTCAAGCACCTGCGGCAGGTCGAACGGCTGCACCGCTGCGTCCATGCGCGGGGCTCCGGCCACCTTACCCTCGCCCTTCTCCGGGTCGAAGGAGAGCCAGGAAGGATTCTTCATGTCCTTGAGGCGTCCGACGAGGTCGGTGAAGAGGGCGCTGTTCTTGCTGCCCTCGCGAATAGCGAAGACGTCGCCCTGAGACATCTGATAGGAAGGAATGGTTACCTTGCGGCCGCCGATGACGATGTGGCCATGAGAGACCATCTGGCGGGCGCTACGGCGGCTCGAGGTGAGGCCGAGGCGGTAGACCACGTTGTCGAGGCGACGCTCGAGGAGCGCGAAGAGGGCAGCAGCCTGGTTCTCTCCCCCATGGCTCACTGCTGCGCGGATGTAATTGCGGAACTGGCGCTCAGTGATGCCGTAGGTCATGCGCACCTTCTGCTTCTCCAAGAACTGCTTGGCGTAGTCGGACTTGGCTCCGCCACGGCGCTTGCCGCGCTTCATCTCCGTACGTGCGAGCGAGAGCTGGAACTTCTGCGTCTGGGTCTTATCGAAGACCTGTGCGCCGAGGCGTTTCGCTATTTTGTATCTAGGGCCGATTTTCATATGGAATATTTAGACGCGACGAGGCTTAGGAGGCTTGGGACCATTGTGCGGCACCGGGGTCGCATCCCTGATGGAGGCGACAGCGACTCCTTTAGAGGAAAAGCCGCGGATGGCAGACTCGCGGCCTGCGCCGACGCCCTTCACGACTACATCTACTTCGCGCACGCCCATGGCGTTAGCTTTCTCCCCGAGAAGCTCGCCTACCTTAGCGGCTGCGAACGGTGTGCCCTTCTTGGCGCCAGCAAAGCCGAGTGCGCCAGAAGAGGAAGCCATGAGGGCGTTGCCTTCGCGGTCGGTGAGGAGCACCTGCGTGTTGTTGTACGTGGCCTGGACGAAGAGGATGCCAGCATCCACCTTCTTGCGGGCGGCTTTCTGGAGAGACTTGCTGCGCAAGCCCTGATCCACTTCCCCGCCGCTCTTTTTAACTACTCGTTTCTTACCCATATAAATATTGAATCGGTTTAGGTCTTCTCTACCTTACGGCGACCCGAGCCCATGGTCTTGCGGACGTTGCCACGGAGCGTGCGGGAGTTGGTCTTGGTGCGCTGTCCGCGGGCCGGGAGCCTGCGAGCGTGGCGGTTGCCGCGGTAGGACTTGATATCTTTGAGGCGCTTGATGTTGGCGCCGACGATGCGCTTGAGGTCTCCTTCGATCTTGAAGCCTTCGACGATGGCGCGGATGCGGTTCTCCTGCTCCGGAGTGAGCTCCTTACCCTTCACGCTCGGCTCCACCTTGGCCTCCTTGAGGATGGTGAGGGCGCGCGGGCGTCCGATGCCGAAGAGGACCGTGAGGCCGATCTCGATACGCTTCTCTTCAGGAATATTGATACCGCTGATACGCATGATTATTTCTGGCGCTGTTTATGCTTAGGGTTGCTGCAGATAACATGCATGCGCCCCTTACGACGGAGCGCTTTGCAGTTGGCACAGATTGTCTTGATGGATGCGCGGACTTTCATGGTTTACATTCTGCGGACGATTCTTCCTTTCCCGCCGTACGGCTCGAGTTCTACCTCGACCGTGTCTCCGACGAGCACTCGGATGCGGTGGAACCGCATCTTCCCGGCAAGGTACGTCAAGAGCTCCTTGTCAGTCTCTTTGAGAACGACCCGGAAAAGGGTGTTCGGCAGAGCCTCAACCACGGTGCCTAAATGACGTATATTTGAAGTTTCCATCAGCGGACAGAATGAAGAGTAGCCTATCAGATAGGGCTACAAGCGTCAACGGGAGCCCTGGGGACTCCTGTTGACCTTGGGGCTGTTATTTCTCCTTAAGGACTATCTGGATCTGAGAAGCCTTCTCCGGGAGGGCACTCTTCCAGAATGGCTGTACTACCACCGAGCTCCTATCCATTGGGTAGGCCTGGAGTACAGAGGTTACCTCTTTCTTAGGTACTCCGGCAAGGGATTCCTTGAGCTTTTCCGTATCTATGGCCCAGGTAAGGGTCGTTTCGCCCTTCAGGCTGAAGGTGATGCTGTCCGATTCCCACGGCTTACCCCCACTCTGAGGCTTGAAAGCCAGGGCCCGAAGGCTCTCTCCGCCGGTCAGTTCTTCTCCGTGGTAGTCGCCGGAAGCTAACTTGCGGTAGGCCAGGAACTGGGAGAGCTTGCCTTCCGCAAAGATGATGCCGTAGAGGGTGACACGCTGCTTGACCTCGCTTGCCTCTGGATTGGAGAGTGTCTCGGTCTCGGTGTAGATCGCATCCTTGTAGAGCACGTAGCCCTCAGGCTTCTGCTCATTGGCCTGCCGCATGAGGCTTTCGGTGAGTTCCGTGGTCAGGGCAGCCTTAGCCTGCTCGATATCGGAGGCGGAAGCGGTCTTTACGGTGCCGCTGAATCCGCCGGTCATGGCCGTCTTGCCACGGGCATAGAATTTGCTGTAGCGCGGATCTCCCTTGAAGCCAGGTATGGTGAAATCAGTAAGCCCGATGTTGTAGCTCTCCCCTGCCTGGTCGGCGATGACCTCTGCTTCTATGGTGCCCGGTGTGGTTCCCTTCTTGCCGGGGATGGTGATGGGAGAGGCGATGCGGTAGACCTTGCCGTCTGCGGTTTCAAAACGGGTGGTGGCAACCAGGCGCTGTGTCGCCGAGCTGTAGTCGTTGTAGATGATGATGGTGCCGCGTGCCTTCTCGCTTATGGTCTTAGTGCCTGTCTCAGGGACGGTCTTCGAAGACTCCTCGGAGAGCTTCATTAGTTCGAACTGGAGCCCTTCAGGACCTGCTTCCTTCTCCGCCGTAATCATCTCATCTACAGAGACGATGGAGACCTTGGGCACGATGCTGACGGTAGCTTTCGGCAGGAAGAACTTACCCGCGAAAAGAAGAACGCCTGCGAGCGCCAATCCGCCTATTACCAATGCGATCTTCCCGAAATGAACGTGGGGTGGCCAGAATCTTCCCATAAATGAATCGTTAAGAGGTTGTCCCTTGCTACCGTACGCAAACACCTTCGGCCGGGGCGGAGGTGGGGGCGGAGGAGTTTCCCTTCTCGAGGGTGGAGCAACATCGCTACGCATCTCCCGAGTCTCTTTCGGCGCAGCGTGGTGATGAGTTTCAGGACGCACACTCTCGGATTTGGGGTGACGATGGTCGGGTATTGGAATATCGCGGATCGTCTTCTTGGGGGGTACTACGTCCTGAAAAGAATCCTTGGGCATATCAAATAATATGGGCGAAATTAGATGAGCTCATGATACCACGGAGGCTTCTCGCAGAGTCTCCGAGCTTGTGGATAGGAGGAAGGGAGAACGCTGCGTGTGCGCGAAGAGTGCGGCGATAGCGAGCGTGGCGCTACCAAGATCCCCTGGGAGTGCGACACTGCGCGAGAGAGTGACTCCGGTAAGAGGGATCACCGGAAGCCCCCGACGGCCTCCCCGGTGATATGTGAAGCTCCCCCGGATGAGCGCTTCGAGCGGATGCAATATCTCGGGGGGAGCAAGGAGCACCACACTCTCCGGCCGCGGAGAGCGCTCTGTGATCATCTCGGAGGCCTTCTCGAAGAGTGAGACCCACTCCTTACCAGCGAGGCGAAGCAGATCCACAGAGAGCGCGGCGTGCCCTTTATGGGAGAGGCGGATCTTGTCGCG from Candidatus Parcubacteria bacterium includes:
- the rpsI gene encoding 30S ribosomal protein S9: MDKTKQAYIETVGRRKTSVARARLEESGKQSFTVNDQPLEEYFKTEDLRATVLSALNLTETTSKFKVTVRVMGGGVSSQAVAVRHAISRALVEGDRDLRSPLKKQGYLKRDPRMKERRKFGLKKARKAAQWAKR
- the rpsD gene encoding 30S ribosomal protein S4 produces the protein MKIGPRYKIAKRLGAQVFDKTQTQKFQLSLARTEMKRGKRRGGAKSDYAKQFLEKQKVRMTYGITERQFRNYIRAAVSHGGENQAAALFALLERRLDNVVYRLGLTSSRRSARQMVSHGHIVIGGRKVTIPSYQMSQGDVFAIREGSKNSALFTDLVGRLKDMKNPSWLSFDPEKGEGKVAGAPRMDAAVQPFDLPQVLEFYTR
- the rpmJ gene encoding 50S ribosomal protein L36, whose protein sequence is MKVRASIKTICANCKALRRKGRMHVICSNPKHKQRQK
- a CDS encoding uL13 family ribosomal protein, with the protein product MTSKEYTLNAEGKKLGRLASEAAKLLIGKGTPDFVRNATALVKVKVENAAKLSIDERRLMEVSHQRYSGYPGGRTVQTGKAVMEKKGYGELIRHAVWGMLPKNKLRSRMFKNLIVTE
- the infA gene encoding translation initiation factor IF-1 → METSNIRHLGTVVEALPNTLFRVVLKETDKELLTYLAGKMRFHRIRVLVGDTVEVELEPYGGKGRIVRRM
- a CDS encoding nucleotide exchange factor GrpE, with the protein product MADTEFEKEKDDVTFEEDSELTSPAEQMKKLREKLATCVAEKQEYLDGWQRIKAEFANSKKLEKEEKERFIKFAEENLLEELIPVLDSFDMATANSASWEALPPEWRKGMEYVRSQLLGILESHGLKALDPKGKPFDPREHAAVAEVPAENGEGDHTVAQVLQRGYTLNGKVLRPAQVKVYITETK
- the rplQ gene encoding 50S ribosomal protein L17, translating into MKHHKKGRGLGRKSSSERQALLKSLSRSLVLHGKIKTTEAKAKELRPFIERMVTHSKKGGLAVERLLISRIGGEAEAKMLLKEIAPRYMDRQGGYTRITKLPRRLSDSSKMAQISFV
- the rpsM gene encoding 30S ribosomal protein S13: MMRISGINIPEEKRIEIGLTVLFGIGRPRALTILKEAKVEPSVKGKELTPEQENRIRAIVEGFKIEGDLKRIVGANIKRLKDIKSYRGNRHARRLPARGQRTKTNSRTLRGNVRKTMGSGRRKVEKT
- a CDS encoding DNA-directed RNA polymerase subunit alpha; this translates as MTAHNIVLPSKPRIVSEQEWSGSYEIDGLYPGYGHTLGNSLRRIILSSLPGAAITEVKIEGVSHEFSTIPGVKEDVVTLLINLKRIRIKMLTDEPQTLSLSIKGAKEVTAGDLTVPGQVEVLNPELVIAHTTEKGTELNMELKVERGLGFVAKEVLQKEKVDIGTITLDAIFTPIRRVNYEVENMRVGDRTDFNRLKVFIETDGTVTPHQALEQSIEIMINQLRAIVGFKEEEELRPETETESSKEERVRPEIDAEILKTRIDTLDLSQRTVNALTEANIRTVGGLVRKKEEDILDIDGLGSKGIQEIKRMLSNYGITLK
- the rpsK gene encoding 30S ribosomal protein S11; protein product: MRSKSLQKAARKKVDAGILFVQATYNNTQVLLTDREGNALMASSSGALGFAGAKKGTPFAAAKVGELLGEKANAMGVREVDVVVKGVGAGRESAIRGFSSKGVAVASIRDATPVPHNGPKPPKPRRV